In one Nitrospirota bacterium genomic region, the following are encoded:
- a CDS encoding response regulator: MKNIQPPGAKVSEDIEKQKILIVDDAVSNIEIINDALHDSYTTYFATNAKKALEIALAIKPDLILLDVVMPDMNGYELYSLLKKEPTLNDVSVIFVTAMSDGADETIGLELGAADYITKPINQNIVKLRTKNHLALKRQMQLEKRLIQQNMVELNLLKMKRLFYGTVEALSTMAETRDPYTAGHQRRVAELTCEIAMAMMFSNNEAEGFYVAAILHDIGKVNVPAEILSKPGKITEIEFNLLKTHSEVGYNILKNIESEWMIADIVYQHHEKLDGSGYPRGLRGDDILSGARIIAVADVVEAISSHRPYRAALGIDAAMSEITSYRGIYYDEDVVDVCVELFQKGFSFSKK; the protein is encoded by the coding sequence TTGAAAAACATACAGCCTCCGGGAGCAAAAGTGTCTGAAGATATTGAAAAACAAAAGATACTGATAGTAGATGACGCTGTCTCGAACATTGAAATAATCAATGATGCGTTGCATGACAGTTACACAACGTACTTTGCCACTAACGCTAAGAAAGCCCTCGAGATAGCCTTGGCAATAAAGCCTGACCTTATACTTCTTGACGTGGTAATGCCCGATATGAATGGCTATGAGCTGTATAGCCTTTTAAAGAAAGAGCCTACACTAAACGATGTGTCAGTGATATTTGTAACGGCTATGAGTGACGGAGCGGATGAAACTATCGGATTGGAGCTTGGCGCTGCAGATTACATCACTAAACCAATAAATCAAAACATAGTTAAACTGCGCACTAAGAATCACTTAGCGCTAAAGAGACAGATGCAGTTGGAAAAGCGATTAATACAACAGAATATGGTTGAACTAAATCTCCTCAAGATGAAGCGTTTGTTTTATGGTACTGTAGAGGCTCTCTCAACCATGGCGGAGACAAGAGACCCATACACTGCCGGACACCAAAGGAGGGTGGCAGAGCTTACGTGTGAAATTGCTATGGCTATGATGTTTAGCAACAATGAGGCAGAGGGTTTTTATGTAGCTGCGATACTTCACGATATAGGTAAGGTTAACGTTCCTGCGGAGATACTTTCAAAACCGGGGAAAATCACTGAAATTGAATTCAACCTCTTAAAGACCCACAGCGAGGTCGGATACAATATCCTCAAAAACATCGAATCTGAGTGGATGATAGCCGACATTGTGTATCAGCACCACGAGAAATTGGACGGTTCAGGCTATCCGAGGGGACTTAGGGGAGACGATATTTTGTCAGGTGCCCGGATAATAGCCGTTGCCGACGTTGTAGAGGCCATATCGTCGCATCGGCCGTACAGAGCCGCTCTTGGCATTGACGCTGCTATGTCGGAAATAACATCATACAGAGGAATTTATTATGATGAGGATGTGGTGGATGTATGCGTAGAACTGTTTCAAAAGGGGTTTAGTTTCTCAAAAAAATAG
- a CDS encoding response regulator, with translation MSENIEKQKILIVDDAISNIEIINEVLQDTYTLYFATHAKKALEIAFTVKPDLILLDVVMPDMDGYELCRRLKKESSLKDVPVMFVTSMNHETDETIGLELGAVDYITKPINPNIVKLRVKNHLALKRQMLIEQQLILKVKLAEEANRAKTAFLANMSHELRTPMNGIIGFTELVLDTKLDTEQREYLMMVKESSHNLLSLINSILDFSSIEAGKMVAEEVDFDVLSMINVTLEPFIAQAQSRGIKLSTEISPNVPATLKGDVRKLKYVLTNLISNALKFTERGSIDLKATVAPETVNGKDLPALSDKETRLLFSVSDTGIGISKENFDMIFDSFTQCDHFMTKRYGGTGLGLAIAKKILCMTGGDIWVESDSGKGSTFYFIANFLLQQTPEPVPICQSMMEFRAHLNILIAEDNIVNQTLLIRLLQRRGYTPVAVVNGREALDMLAQRPFDLVLMDIQMPVMDGLEATRHIRNTKDAKINAGIPIIAVTAHASEEDVELCLATGMDDYISKPFAAEELCKLIEKHTASGSKSV, from the coding sequence GTGTCTGAAAATATTGAAAAACAAAAAATACTGATAGTTGATGACGCTATTTCAAACATTGAGATAATCAATGAGGTATTACAAGACACTTATACACTATACTTTGCCACTCATGCTAAGAAAGCCCTTGAAATAGCATTTACGGTAAAACCAGACCTAATACTTCTTGATGTGGTAATGCCCGATATGGATGGCTACGAGCTGTGCCGCAGGTTAAAGAAAGAGTCTTCACTAAAAGATGTGCCTGTGATGTTTGTAACGTCTATGAACCATGAAACAGATGAAACCATCGGGTTGGAGCTTGGTGCTGTAGACTATATAACAAAACCAATTAATCCAAACATAGTTAAACTGCGCGTTAAGAATCACTTAGCGTTAAAGAGACAGATGTTGATAGAACAGCAACTGATACTAAAGGTAAAACTGGCAGAGGAGGCAAACAGGGCAAAAACCGCATTTTTAGCCAACATGAGCCACGAACTTCGCACACCTATGAACGGCATAATAGGGTTTACTGAACTTGTTTTGGATACCAAACTGGACACCGAACAGAGAGAATATCTCATGATGGTTAAAGAGTCATCACACAATTTGCTCAGTCTGATAAACAGCATCCTTGATTTTTCCAGCATAGAAGCCGGAAAAATGGTGGCAGAGGAGGTGGATTTTGATGTACTCTCTATGATAAATGTCACACTTGAGCCGTTTATAGCTCAGGCGCAGAGCAGGGGGATAAAACTTAGTACCGAAATTTCTCCAAATGTGCCTGCAACGTTAAAGGGGGATGTCAGAAAGCTAAAATATGTGCTTACTAATCTTATAAGCAATGCTCTGAAGTTTACCGAAAGAGGCAGTATAGATTTAAAAGCAACCGTAGCTCCGGAAACAGTAAATGGCAAAGACTTGCCTGCACTGTCTGATAAAGAGACTCGTTTATTGTTTTCGGTGTCTGATACCGGAATAGGAATCTCAAAGGAAAATTTTGATATGATTTTTGATAGCTTCACTCAATGTGATCATTTTATGACAAAGAGATATGGAGGTACGGGACTGGGCCTTGCAATAGCAAAAAAGATTCTCTGTATGACAGGTGGTGATATTTGGGTAGAGAGCGATTCAGGCAAAGGCAGCACATTTTACTTTATAGCCAATTTTTTACTTCAGCAAACACCGGAGCCGGTTCCGATATGCCAAAGTATGATGGAATTTCGAGCGCATCTTAATATTTTAATAGCAGAAGACAATATTGTTAACCAAACACTTCTCATCAGACTTCTGCAAAGGCGCGGATATACGCCGGTAGCAGTTGTAAACGGGCGAGAGGCTCTCGATATGTTAGCTCAGAGACCATTTGACCTTGTCCTTATGGATATACAGATGCCGGTTATGGACGGGTTAGAGGCAACAAGGCACATAAGAAATACAAAAGATGCTAAGATAAATGCAGGGATACCGATAATAGCCGTAACTGCACACGCAAGTGAGGAAGATGTGGAGCTTTGTCTGGCAACAGGCATGGATGACTATATTTCAAAACCGTTTGCGGCAGAGGAGTTATGTAAACTAATTGAAAAACATACAGCCTCCGGGAGCAAAAGTGTCTGA
- a CDS encoding response regulator: MSKPKVLIVDDDQHLRMLYQAELEDEQYEVFIASSGKEALEFFEKETPDIVTLDILMPGMDGIEVLRRMKEKKPNLPVIMSTAYDYRDDFSVWASDAYVVKSADLTELKSTIKTLLARK, translated from the coding sequence ATGAGTAAACCGAAGGTGCTGATAGTTGATGACGACCAACATCTTAGAATGCTGTATCAGGCAGAGCTTGAGGATGAACAGTACGAGGTTTTCATAGCAAGCTCAGGCAAAGAAGCTCTGGAGTTTTTTGAGAAGGAAACCCCTGACATTGTAACTTTGGATATTCTGATGCCAGGCATGGACGGCATAGAGGTGCTTAGACGGATGAAGGAAAAGAAACCAAATCTCCCAGTGATAATGTCAACGGCGTATGATTACAGGGATGATTTCTCCGTGTGGGCCTCGGATGCGTATGTTGTAAAATCAGCAGACTTAACAGAGCTAAAGAGCACGATAAAGACCCTTTTAGCCAGGAAATGA
- a CDS encoding response regulator → MESIVQFFRHNMDHVFLVYGFAFMSMGVAISVLHRTDGQFKLSKVIWLLSSFAVLHGINEWIDMLILTHPPDRILNIASFIFLVSSFCFLLEFSRRTLRMCEDESVKRFSQYLKWWLVPGVLTTIFIISYNSEAMLNTGHILSRYFLAIPGSFLTAIAFRLYSKETDIVKKSKADKYFLLTTTAFVTYGLLAGLVVPKGDFFPSNILNTDNFLFFSSIPVQVFRTIVALIIAFSMIGVIKLFNYESNRTLQETIEHLRQKEKEIHLKMEQMCFLESQLRKSEITYRLLLNNIPQKVFYKDRDSVYIAVNPAFAADFDLTPSDMIGKTAADFFPEHLTERFRSNDTLVMESGVTQELDEVYVVKGNEGIVHTILSPVRDDNGDIIGLLGILWDITDRKKTEDSLRQAKIDADCANSAKSEFLANMSHEIRTPMNAIIGLGRLMLQTELSTTQRDYLNKINLSSTSLLTIINDILDFSKIEAGKLELEIVDFDLTSVLNNIAAMCIMRAEEKGVEIMFSIDNDVPYLLTGDPLRITQVITNFLSNAIKFTDEGGEIILAVKVVAIDKEEVTLSISVKDTGIGMMPDVIPCLFTPFTQADSSTTRKYGGTGLGLSICKKLTDLMQGNIRVQSEYGKGSEFTFTVRLGCQQPHDTVNYYLLPDNLTGMRVMVVDDNASAREILKSILEGFNLKVTTFDCGMKAVEELRRISEMPLDEQYRMLFIDLKMPGMDGFETTKCIQELKLPHLPVITIVTAYGNVEIRQKAEEMGIMSLLTKPVQASTLFNTIINAFAKYSGFQAIRRENVEYESRRLSGIRGARLLLVEDNHINQQVAFEILTNAGFIVDIANNGLEALTAVESQKYNAVLMDIQMPHMDGIEATKKIREKISSEELPIIAMTAHVMKSEQDKCYAAGMNDHVSKPIDIKEICDALIKWVRPVKPDVYDARRTEPHRSEKHYFPDNLPGIDIASGLKMLGGNKRLFKKIIVDFRSLNINIVNDIQTALQRGDYRLAGDLIHGLKGVAGNISAKRLFGVVKELESMLIEEDMGGIAECLKRMDGELQTVFESAKTLETLTQEGEPVKADASVYDIRDFSAIIKQLGTLLRQNSLQAKKYFTDNKSCLMSVSDGIKTEELTGHIDKLDFEGALLIMKDIAQSLKVTLEE, encoded by the coding sequence ATGGAATCAATAGTACAGTTTTTCAGACACAACATGGACCACGTGTTTCTTGTCTATGGATTTGCTTTTATGTCTATGGGTGTTGCCATATCTGTACTGCATAGAACTGATGGGCAATTCAAGCTTTCAAAAGTCATTTGGTTATTATCCTCATTTGCCGTGCTTCATGGCATAAATGAGTGGATTGATATGTTAATATTAACACATCCGCCTGATAGAATTCTAAATATAGCGAGCTTTATTTTTTTAGTATCGTCATTTTGTTTCTTACTTGAGTTTAGCAGAAGAACATTGAGAATGTGTGAGGATGAGTCTGTTAAAAGATTTTCTCAATATTTGAAATGGTGGTTAGTGCCCGGAGTTTTAACCACTATCTTTATTATTTCTTATAACTCAGAAGCTATGCTCAATACAGGGCATATATTATCGAGATATTTTTTAGCGATACCTGGGTCTTTCTTAACAGCTATTGCCTTTAGATTGTACTCTAAAGAGACAGATATCGTAAAAAAGTCTAAGGCTGATAAATACTTTTTACTTACCACGACAGCTTTTGTAACGTATGGGCTTTTAGCAGGTTTGGTTGTTCCAAAAGGCGATTTTTTTCCTTCAAATATACTAAATACCGATAATTTCTTATTTTTCTCCTCAATTCCTGTTCAAGTATTCAGAACTATTGTTGCTTTGATTATTGCTTTTTCTATGATTGGTGTAATAAAGCTGTTTAATTATGAATCAAACAGGACATTGCAAGAAACAATAGAGCATTTGCGCCAGAAAGAAAAGGAAATACACCTAAAGATGGAACAGATGTGTTTTCTTGAGAGCCAATTGCGTAAAAGCGAGATAACCTACAGACTTCTTCTTAATAATATCCCACAGAAGGTGTTTTATAAAGACAGAGATTCCGTTTATATCGCTGTTAATCCGGCTTTTGCTGCTGATTTTGACCTCACACCATCAGATATGATTGGTAAGACGGCTGCTGACTTCTTTCCAGAACATTTAACAGAAAGATTCCGTAGCAACGATACACTTGTCATGGAATCAGGTGTTACACAGGAGCTTGATGAAGTTTATGTGGTAAAAGGCAATGAGGGGATAGTCCATACGATACTTTCCCCGGTTCGTGATGACAATGGTGATATTATTGGTTTACTTGGCATACTTTGGGACATCACAGACAGAAAAAAAACGGAGGACAGCCTCCGGCAGGCAAAAATTGACGCAGACTGTGCTAATAGTGCCAAAAGCGAATTCCTTGCCAACATGAGCCATGAAATACGGACGCCTATGAACGCAATTATCGGGCTTGGCCGTTTAATGCTACAAACAGAGCTCTCGACAACGCAGAGAGACTACCTGAATAAGATTAACTTATCGTCAACATCGCTGCTTACAATCATCAATGACATCCTTGACTTTTCAAAGATAGAGGCCGGCAAATTAGAGCTTGAGATCGTTGATTTCGATCTCACCAGCGTTTTAAATAACATAGCTGCAATGTGTATCATGAGAGCGGAGGAAAAGGGAGTGGAGATAATGTTCTCTATTGATAATGACGTGCCATACTTACTTACCGGCGACCCTTTGAGAATAACCCAGGTGATTACTAATTTCCTCAGTAATGCGATTAAGTTTACCGATGAGGGAGGAGAGATTATTCTTGCCGTAAAAGTTGTTGCTATAGATAAAGAAGAGGTCACCCTTAGTATTTCTGTCAAAGATACAGGGATTGGTATGATGCCGGATGTTATACCATGCCTGTTTACACCTTTTACACAGGCAGACAGCTCAACTACAAGGAAGTATGGAGGAACAGGTCTTGGGTTAAGTATATGCAAAAAACTGACAGATTTAATGCAAGGCAACATCCGGGTACAAAGCGAGTACGGCAAGGGATCTGAGTTTACCTTTACAGTCAGATTAGGCTGCCAGCAGCCGCATGATACGGTAAATTATTATCTGCTGCCCGACAACCTTACCGGTATGAGGGTCATGGTGGTTGATGATAACGCAAGCGCCAGAGAAATCCTAAAAAGCATCTTAGAGGGTTTTAACTTAAAGGTAACAACCTTTGATTGTGGCATGAAGGCAGTAGAGGAACTGAGGCGAATTTCAGAAATGCCACTGGATGAACAATACAGGATGTTGTTTATTGATCTGAAGATGCCCGGAATGGATGGCTTTGAGACAACAAAATGTATTCAGGAGCTTAAACTGCCTCATCTGCCGGTTATAACGATTGTAACGGCTTATGGCAATGTGGAAATTAGGCAAAAAGCCGAAGAAATGGGTATAATGTCGTTGCTTACCAAGCCGGTTCAGGCCTCAACTCTGTTTAACACGATAATTAATGCCTTTGCTAAGTATTCCGGGTTTCAGGCAATACGGCGTGAAAATGTCGAATATGAAAGCCGGAGGCTGTCGGGGATAAGAGGGGCGCGGTTGTTGCTTGTAGAGGACAATCATATAAATCAACAGGTTGCCTTTGAGATTCTTACCAATGCGGGCTTTATTGTTGACATAGCTAATAATGGGTTAGAGGCGCTTACGGCTGTAGAATCGCAAAAATATAATGCCGTTTTAATGGATATACAAATGCCCCACATGGATGGCATTGAAGCGACAAAGAAAATCAGAGAGAAGATATCCAGTGAAGAGCTGCCAATAATTGCGATGACTGCCCACGTAATGAAATCAGAGCAGGACAAATGTTATGCAGCGGGGATGAATGACCATGTCTCTAAACCAATAGATATCAAAGAGATTTGTGATGCACTGATTAAATGGGTACGGCCAGTCAAACCAGATGTTTACGATGCCCGGCGTACAGAACCACATCGGAGTGAAAAACACTATTTTCCCGATAACCTCCCTGGCATCGATATTGCGTCAGGGCTCAAGATGCTTGGCGGAAATAAAAGACTTTTTAAAAAAATCATTGTTGACTTCAGGAGCCTTAATATCAATATAGTTAATGACATACAAACAGCGCTTCAGAGGGGAGATTACCGGTTGGCAGGGGATTTAATACATGGCCTTAAGGGCGTGGCAGGAAATATATCGGCAAAACGGTTATTTGGAGTTGTTAAAGAGCTTGAATCTATGCTGATAGAAGAGGATATGGGGGGGATTGCTGAATGCTTAAAACGGATGGATGGCGAACTGCAAACTGTGTTTGAGTCGGCAAAAACGCTGGAGACTTTGACACAGGAAGGTGAACCGGTAAAAGCGGACGCATCTGTTTATGATATACGTGACTTCTCTGCAATTATAAAACAACTGGGCACTCTGCTGAGACAGAACTCCCTTCAGGCAAAGAAATACTTCACTGATAACAAATCCTGCCTCATGTCAGTATCAGACGGTATAAAAACAGAGGAACTTACCGGCCATATTGATAAACTGGACTTTGAAGGCGCTTTGCTAATCATGAAAGATATAGCTCAATCACTTAAAGTTACACTGGAGGAATAG
- a CDS encoding class I SAM-dependent RNA methyltransferase produces the protein MGLGCVCCKISRLNRAKEHDKDPFSQEMKLLELEPAAPVYGGMCLSKKDGVIFVKGTLPGERVIAELTESKRDYSIAQAVEILNASSDRVTPRCKDYNLCGGCHYQHISYERQLSIKEEILLDCLVRIGKMNEGGIPLKETVFLNQWNYRNKAQFKISGGSEPEIGFYRENSRHVIPISECHLLNPVINKFLGKLTGARFLRGLREVQILSGSNTIAYVKGEGVDESQLDFFLDIGFDAVVSDEGISAEKTFCVFESDTPAFTYTVSPMGFIQSNWAMNSLLIEKMLELLEPLEGKNILDVYGGGGNFAIPLSFSAHNVTVIEENRHSVEDGLRNIKLNNVKNVAFKTKPFEKHRSLQKYDIVIIDPPRSGLTNKAMETLKALSPVKIAYVSCNPSTFARDAAKLMDMYELLSVRLFDMFPNTYHAETLSVFELKNEPKLPK, from the coding sequence GTGGGCCTCGGATGCGTATGTTGTAAAATCAGCAGACTTAACAGAGCTAAAGAGCACGATAAAGACCCTTTTAGCCAGGAAATGAAACTCCTGGAGCTTGAGCCGGCAGCCCCTGTTTATGGAGGAATGTGCCTGTCAAAAAAAGACGGCGTCATCTTCGTAAAAGGGACACTGCCCGGCGAGAGGGTCATAGCGGAGCTTACTGAAAGTAAACGTGACTACTCGATAGCGCAAGCAGTAGAGATACTTAACGCTTCATCAGACAGGGTCACTCCCCGTTGCAAGGATTATAACCTCTGTGGGGGCTGCCACTATCAGCACATTTCTTATGAAAGGCAGCTTTCCATCAAAGAGGAAATCCTTTTGGACTGCCTCGTTAGAATTGGTAAAATGAATGAGGGCGGAATACCGCTTAAAGAGACAGTTTTTCTAAACCAATGGAATTACAGAAACAAGGCGCAGTTTAAGATTTCAGGGGGCAGTGAGCCTGAAATCGGTTTCTATCGGGAAAACTCAAGGCATGTGATTCCCATCAGTGAATGCCATTTGTTAAACCCTGTGATTAATAAATTCCTTGGAAAATTGACAGGCGCTCGTTTTTTAAGGGGTTTAAGGGAAGTTCAAATTCTTTCCGGCTCTAACACGATAGCTTATGTGAAAGGGGAGGGTGTGGATGAGTCGCAGTTGGATTTTTTCCTTGATATTGGTTTTGACGCAGTTGTTTCCGATGAGGGGATATCGGCGGAGAAGACGTTTTGTGTGTTTGAAAGTGACACCCCTGCATTTACATATACTGTATCGCCAATGGGGTTTATTCAGTCCAACTGGGCTATGAACTCTTTGTTGATAGAGAAGATGTTGGAGCTTCTTGAGCCGCTTGAGGGAAAAAATATTCTGGATGTTTACGGTGGCGGCGGGAATTTTGCCATTCCGCTGTCATTTTCAGCTCATAATGTTACAGTTATTGAGGAAAACCGGCACAGTGTTGAGGACGGTCTGCGTAACATTAAACTAAACAACGTTAAGAATGTGGCCTTTAAAACGAAACCATTTGAAAAACACCGCTCACTGCAAAAATATGATATCGTAATAATAGACCCTCCTCGTTCCGGGTTAACAAACAAAGCGATGGAAACACTGAAAGCGCTTTCACCCGTAAAGATTGCCTATGTCTCATGCAATCCCTCAACGTTTGCCCGTGACGCTGCAAAACTCATGGATATGTATGAGCTTCTATCAGTCAGATTATTTGACATGTTTCCAAACACATACCATGCTGAAACTCTTTCAGTATTTGAACTGAAAAATGAGCCAAAACTCCCTAAGTAA